One stretch of Halobaculum marinum DNA includes these proteins:
- a CDS encoding 3-hydroxyacyl-CoA dehydrogenase family protein has translation MRELEAVETVGVVGAGTMGNGIAQVAATAGYDVIMRDIEAEFVDNGLDAIESSLSRLDGKDALDEDPTTIQGRITGTTDLADLADADLVVEAALEDMSVKQDIFTDLDDVTDDDVVLATNTSTLSITTIASATDREDLVVGLHFMNPVPIMTGVEVVTGEKTAPAVTEFAHAFAEDLGKETWESDDKPGFVTNRVLMPWINEGIRAYDEGVASKEDMDKGMKLGTNVPMGPLELADHIGLDICLDASETLHEELGDRYKPAYLLKRKVAAGDLGKKTGKGFYEY, from the coding sequence ATGCGTGAACTCGAAGCAGTCGAGACGGTCGGCGTCGTCGGCGCGGGGACGATGGGCAACGGCATCGCCCAGGTCGCCGCGACCGCCGGCTACGACGTGATCATGCGCGACATCGAGGCCGAGTTCGTCGACAACGGCCTCGACGCCATCGAGTCGTCGCTGTCCCGTCTCGACGGGAAGGACGCTCTCGACGAGGACCCCACGACGATCCAAGGGCGGATCACCGGGACGACCGACCTCGCGGACCTCGCCGACGCCGACCTCGTCGTCGAGGCAGCGCTGGAGGACATGAGCGTCAAGCAGGACATCTTCACCGATCTGGACGACGTGACCGACGACGACGTGGTGCTCGCGACGAACACCTCCACCCTCTCCATCACGACCATCGCGTCGGCGACCGACCGCGAGGACCTCGTCGTCGGTCTCCACTTCATGAACCCCGTCCCGATCATGACGGGCGTGGAGGTCGTGACGGGCGAGAAGACCGCACCCGCAGTCACCGAGTTCGCCCACGCCTTCGCCGAGGACCTGGGCAAGGAGACGTGGGAGAGCGACGACAAACCCGGGTTCGTCACGAACCGCGTGCTCATGCCCTGGATCAACGAGGGCATCCGCGCGTACGACGAGGGCGTCGCCTCGAAGGAGGACATGGACAAGGGGATGAAACTCGGCACGAACGTACCGATGGGGCCGCTCGAACTCGCCGACCACATCGGCCTCGACATCTGTCTCGACGCCAGCGAGACGCTCCACGAGGAACTGGGCGACCGGTACAAGCCCGCCTACCTCCTCAAGCGGAAGGTCGCCGCCGGCGACCTCGGGAAGAAGACCGGGAAGGGCTTCTACGAGTACTGA
- a CDS encoding DUF7409 domain-containing protein, whose amino-acid sequence MGDDVRELKHVGPATAAVLAEASFDADDVRAKTVSYRMLIDAGVNPGVAARIRREHSLAWSFESEGEDLGRRSSQIRGLGDAERAWVAASSGDWQDREPADDDDAPEPTAADDDADADNDTDADADAEREWVAAASEAGTDATKADGSGDPVAAESAWRERSRPIPVGDVDGVTPADAADLAEAGITSARALAIADPAEVADALERDEERVAGLRDAAAERVE is encoded by the coding sequence GTGGGGGATGACGTACGGGAGTTGAAGCACGTGGGGCCGGCGACGGCGGCGGTGTTGGCTGAGGCGTCGTTCGACGCCGACGACGTGCGCGCCAAGACCGTCTCCTACCGGATGCTGATCGACGCGGGGGTGAACCCCGGCGTCGCCGCGCGCATCCGGCGCGAGCACTCGCTGGCGTGGTCGTTCGAGTCGGAGGGTGAGGACCTCGGTCGACGGTCCTCGCAGATCCGCGGCCTCGGCGACGCCGAGCGCGCGTGGGTCGCGGCCTCCTCCGGCGACTGGCAAGACCGGGAGCCAGCCGACGACGACGACGCCCCCGAACCGACCGCCGCGGACGACGACGCCGATGCGGACAACGACACAGACGCCGATGCGGACGCCGAGCGCGAGTGGGTGGCCGCCGCGAGCGAGGCGGGCACCGACGCGACGAAGGCGGACGGCTCTGGCGACCCCGTCGCCGCGGAGTCGGCGTGGCGCGAACGCTCCCGACCGATTCCCGTGGGTGACGTCGACGGCGTGACCCCGGCGGACGCCGCCGACCTCGCGGAGGCCGGCATCACGTCCGCGCGGGCGCTGGCTATCGCCGACCCCGCGGAGGTCGCGGACGCGCTGGAGCGCGACGAGGAGCGCGTCGCCGGCCTCCGCGACGCCGCCGCAGAACGCGTCGAGTGA
- a CDS encoding class I fructose-bisphosphate aldolase, with amino-acid sequence MISGADDAITRDGKALILAYDHGIEHGPVDFEPNPATADPERVFDLATHDAVTALAVGKGVAESYYPSYEDDVALLAKLNGTSNLWMGEPDSAVNWSVDHAADLGADAIGFTLYGGSNNEVEMAEEFRDAQEGAREHDMGVVMWSYPRGQGLKNDTSPDTIAYAARLGLELGADVVKVKYPGSGEAMAKAARMAGPTKVVMSGGSKTNDVAFLETVAAALDGGAEGLAVGRNVFQRENPGEILDALEALMFEGATVEEALTYTSAVAADD; translated from the coding sequence ATGATCTCCGGCGCGGACGACGCTATCACCCGAGACGGTAAGGCGCTGATTCTGGCGTACGACCACGGCATCGAGCACGGTCCCGTGGACTTCGAGCCGAACCCGGCGACGGCCGATCCGGAGCGGGTGTTCGACCTCGCGACACACGACGCCGTCACCGCGCTCGCCGTCGGGAAGGGCGTCGCCGAGTCGTACTACCCCAGCTACGAGGACGACGTGGCGCTGTTGGCCAAACTCAACGGCACGTCGAACCTCTGGATGGGTGAGCCAGACTCCGCGGTGAACTGGTCGGTCGACCACGCCGCCGACCTCGGTGCAGACGCCATCGGCTTCACCCTGTACGGCGGGTCGAACAACGAGGTGGAGATGGCCGAGGAGTTCCGCGACGCACAAGAGGGCGCCCGCGAACACGACATGGGCGTCGTCATGTGGTCGTACCCCCGTGGCCAGGGGCTGAAGAACGACACGAGCCCCGACACCATCGCGTACGCGGCGCGCCTCGGACTGGAGTTGGGAGCGGACGTCGTGAAGGTGAAGTACCCCGGATCGGGCGAGGCGATGGCGAAGGCCGCTCGGATGGCCGGGCCGACGAAGGTCGTGATGTCTGGTGGGTCGAAGACGAACGACGTGGCGTTCCTAGAGACCGTGGCGGCGGCGCTCGACGGCGGGGCCGAGGGACTGGCCGTCGGTCGGAACGTGTTCCAGCGCGAGAACCCCGGCGAAATCCTCGACGCACTGGAGGCGCTCATGTTCGAGGGTGCCACCGTCGAGGAGGCGCTCACCTACACGTCCGCCGTCGCCGCCGACGACTGA
- a CDS encoding class 1 fructose-bisphosphatase, which yields MGAPDTDPEAVAEAVLDTVASVAPEVRAGLPGRRRYLDGENPSGEDVLAADVYADDLLESAIGALDGVGTYASEERENAVDTGDGPVSVAVDPLDGSSNLRSNNPMGTVVAVYDGALPAGGRDLVAAGFVLYGPVTSMVAGVGAPEETTIREYLVTEDGEREAVDTLDLPNDPTVYGFGGRVPDWPADFAAYVDEVEDELKLRYGGAMIADVSQVLTYGGVFAYPALESAPNGKLRLQFEGNPVAYVLEGAGGRSSTGDGSILDAPATGLHQRVPVHVGNDDLIERLEAALG from the coding sequence ATGGGGGCGCCGGACACGGATCCGGAGGCGGTCGCCGAGGCGGTGCTCGACACCGTCGCGAGCGTCGCCCCCGAGGTTCGGGCGGGACTCCCTGGACGCCGCCGGTACCTCGACGGCGAGAACCCCTCCGGCGAGGACGTGCTCGCGGCGGACGTGTACGCCGACGACCTGCTGGAGTCAGCCATCGGCGCGCTCGACGGCGTCGGCACGTACGCCAGCGAGGAGCGCGAAAACGCCGTCGACACCGGTGACGGTCCCGTCTCGGTCGCGGTCGACCCGCTCGACGGCTCGTCGAACCTCCGGTCGAACAACCCGATGGGGACGGTCGTCGCGGTGTACGACGGCGCGCTCCCGGCGGGCGGTCGCGACCTCGTCGCCGCCGGGTTCGTCCTCTACGGCCCGGTGACGTCGATGGTCGCCGGCGTCGGCGCGCCCGAGGAGACGACGATCCGAGAGTACCTCGTCACCGAGGACGGCGAGCGCGAAGCCGTGGACACTCTCGACCTCCCGAACGACCCGACGGTGTACGGCTTCGGCGGTCGCGTCCCCGACTGGCCGGCCGACTTCGCCGCTTACGTCGACGAGGTGGAAGACGAACTGAAACTGCGCTACGGCGGCGCGATGATCGCCGACGTGAGTCAGGTGCTCACCTACGGCGGCGTGTTCGCGTACCCGGCGTTGGAGTCGGCCCCGAACGGGAAGCTTCGCCTGCAGTTCGAGGGGAACCCCGTCGCGTACGTCCTCGAAGGCGCCGGCGGGCGCTCCTCGACGGGCGACGGGTCGATCCTCGACGCCCCGGCGACGGGACTCCACCAACGCGTCCCCGTCCACGTCGGTAACGACGACTTGATCGAGCGACTCGAAGCGGCGTTGGGGTAG
- a CDS encoding sensor histidine kinase, which yields MVVAVVLPSFALVAATVAAALSVAAYRRRDRPGASALVVLTASAAVWTSSYAAALVTFDPGARQALETLVYLGRGSLPVAWILFAASYAGISDRFSVGHAAALVVFPAVVFLLTATAPLHDLLWTDYRVVGTAVAGVQYDPGPLFYVHVAYSYVLIGVGTMVILRALAADGQLVSVEGGAVAGGAGIALVASLLWLFDLTPVPGVDPTPMVMSVSCALFAVVLFRFDLFGRSPAPRVIGRRVALEGFSDAVLITDAENRVVDANTSARERLIGDPVGRPVAGVLGVERALDPGRHELELPTREGRRRYSVSVSPVRNRLDHTLGYTHVLRDVTRREHREQRLAVLSRVLRHNLRNDVNVIRGNAASATGATPADEQAIAAVERSADRLAGLSRKAGTVERVVAAEPTTDDPTSVGDVFDDAVDRVAESYPGVGFEVDIAPGPQACVDRELLFAVAENVVENAAKHGDSWVVVTVARDEGSETVTATVDDDGDGLPDLERETLLADTEGPLRHSAGLGLWVVRWGVDILGGTLSVDTQDASGTRVSVRLPVAPTADGDTRRDDEWADGGDA from the coding sequence ATGGTCGTCGCCGTCGTGCTCCCGTCGTTCGCGCTCGTCGCCGCGACGGTTGCGGCGGCGCTGTCCGTCGCCGCCTACCGGCGTCGGGACCGCCCCGGCGCCAGCGCCCTCGTCGTGTTGACCGCGAGCGCCGCCGTCTGGACGAGTTCGTACGCGGCGGCGCTCGTGACGTTCGACCCCGGGGCGCGGCAGGCGTTGGAGACGTTGGTGTACCTCGGTCGGGGGAGCCTCCCGGTCGCCTGGATCCTGTTCGCCGCGTCGTACGCCGGCATCTCCGACCGGTTCTCGGTGGGTCACGCCGCCGCCTTGGTCGTCTTCCCGGCAGTCGTGTTCCTCCTCACCGCGACGGCGCCGCTCCACGACCTCCTGTGGACCGACTATCGGGTCGTCGGGACGGCGGTCGCCGGGGTGCAGTACGACCCCGGGCCGCTGTTCTACGTCCACGTCGCCTACTCGTACGTCCTGATCGGCGTCGGGACGATGGTGATCCTCCGGGCGCTCGCGGCCGACGGCCAACTCGTCTCCGTCGAGGGGGGCGCCGTCGCCGGCGGCGCAGGTATCGCGCTCGTCGCGAGTCTGTTGTGGCTGTTCGATTTGACCCCGGTCCCCGGCGTCGACCCGACGCCGATGGTGATGTCGGTGAGTTGCGCGCTGTTCGCGGTCGTGTTGTTCCGCTTCGACCTGTTCGGTCGGTCGCCGGCGCCGCGCGTCATCGGTCGGCGGGTCGCGCTGGAGGGGTTCAGCGACGCGGTGCTCATCACCGACGCCGAAAATCGGGTGGTCGACGCGAACACCAGCGCCCGTGAGCGACTCATCGGTGACCCCGTCGGCCGGCCGGTCGCGGGCGTGCTCGGCGTCGAGCGGGCGCTCGACCCCGGCAGACACGAACTCGAACTGCCGACGCGCGAGGGCCGGCGGCGCTACTCGGTGTCGGTGTCGCCGGTGCGCAATCGACTCGACCACACGCTCGGCTACACGCACGTCCTGCGCGACGTGACGCGCCGCGAGCACCGCGAACAGCGACTCGCCGTCCTCAGCCGCGTCCTCCGGCACAACCTCCGCAACGACGTCAACGTGATCCGCGGCAATGCCGCGAGCGCGACCGGCGCGACACCCGCCGACGAGCAGGCCATCGCGGCGGTCGAGCGGTCCGCCGACCGCCTCGCGGGGTTGAGTCGCAAGGCGGGGACGGTCGAGCGCGTCGTCGCCGCGGAACCGACGACGGACGACCCCACCTCCGTGGGAGACGTGTTCGACGACGCCGTCGACCGGGTCGCCGAGTCGTACCCTGGCGTGGGATTCGAGGTCGACATCGCCCCCGGCCCGCAGGCGTGTGTCGACCGGGAACTGCTGTTCGCCGTCGCCGAGAACGTCGTCGAGAACGCCGCGAAACACGGCGACAGCTGGGTGGTCGTCACCGTCGCGAGAGACGAGGGGTCCGAGACCGTGACGGCGACCGTCGACGACGACGGCGACGGCTTGCCGGACTTGGAGCGCGAGACGCTCCTCGCGGACACCGAGGGTCCGCTGCGACACTCCGCCGGCCTCGGCCTGTGGGTCGTTCGCTGGGGTGTGGACATCCTCGGCGGCACGCTCTCGGTCGACACCCAGGACGCGAGCGGGACGCGCGTCTCGGTCCGACTCCCGGTCGCACCGACGGCGGACGGCGACACTCGCCGCGACGACGAGTGGGCGGACGGGGGCGACGCGTGA
- a CDS encoding ubiquitin-like small modifier protein 1 — MGYRNHLHVCQHCGVVQATASQVGPNRCIVCGERNFSEYVPANTVTLRLYSDFKRAVGERSVDVDIQTPATVRDVLEELVAAHPDLAQNVFGDDGGLAGGTHVIHNHEDVTAVDGVDTPVHTGDELALFTPHGTFDRPEERAQIG; from the coding sequence ATGGGCTACCGAAACCACCTCCACGTCTGTCAACACTGCGGCGTCGTCCAGGCCACCGCCTCGCAGGTCGGCCCGAACCGGTGTATCGTGTGCGGAGAGCGCAACTTCTCCGAGTACGTTCCGGCGAACACCGTCACGTTGCGGCTCTACTCGGACTTCAAGCGCGCCGTGGGAGAGCGCTCGGTCGACGTGGACATCCAGACGCCGGCCACCGTCCGCGACGTGTTGGAGGAGCTCGTCGCCGCCCACCCGGACCTCGCGCAGAACGTGTTCGGCGACGACGGGGGGTTGGCCGGCGGCACCCACGTCATCCACAACCACGAGGACGTCACCGCAGTCGACGGGGTCGACACGCCCGTTCACACCGGCGACGAACTCGCGCTGTTCACGCCGCACGGCACGTTCGACCGACCGGAAGAGCGCGCGCAGATCGGCTGA
- a CDS encoding S9 family peptidase, giving the protein MAHPTTAPDGDEVALYYDIDGRNELYLLDPESGDLEQWSDGQVPKDARHDFAWDAAGERVFFHLDEAGNEQNDIHAIDRDGHAEPVVEMDGQVSLQAVGEDGETLLVGSNADGQMNVYRHDLPSGETTKLTDYERAVWTAELSPDGERFAFMTNESDDYDNADVFVADIDGSNARNLDIGETGAEAAPADWHPDGDALLVSDNSPDKGRCGVYDIETGEVTWYGDDQFEESPAYFLPDGDRFLATRMRDAEDVPVVYDVATGESRELPLPGGVASLVDDTPLTDGRILIQHTTPTRRSELLAYDLKTDESETVLEAEYGPFSPDDFADAQYFTFESDGVPETPQRAVEHDAYDELEIGAIFYDSGERPSPLIVNPHGGPRHHDRLSFSYRTQFLLSRGFSVLQVNYRGSTGHGREFVEELYDDWGGAEQGDVAAAAEHVLAEYDWLDDDRVVVFGGSYGGYSAYWQLVQFPDLYDAGISWVGVSDLFDMAENTMPHFRSELMVKYLGEPDENHDLYEERSPVTYADNLAAPMLVVHGVNDRRVPVSQARIFRDALDEAGYAAGDDYEYEELGEEGHGSSDIDDKIRSLELIDDFLDRRVGTVDGALAAASDD; this is encoded by the coding sequence ATGGCGCACCCGACGACCGCCCCCGATGGCGACGAGGTGGCGCTGTACTACGACATCGACGGGCGCAACGAGTTGTACCTCCTCGACCCCGAGAGCGGGGACCTGGAGCAGTGGTCAGACGGGCAGGTCCCCAAGGACGCCCGCCACGACTTCGCGTGGGACGCCGCCGGCGAGCGCGTCTTCTTCCACCTCGACGAGGCCGGCAACGAGCAGAACGACATCCACGCCATCGACCGCGACGGGCACGCCGAACCGGTCGTGGAGATGGACGGCCAAGTGTCGTTGCAGGCCGTCGGCGAGGACGGCGAGACGCTGCTGGTCGGCTCCAACGCCGACGGGCAGATGAACGTCTACCGCCACGACCTGCCGTCGGGCGAGACGACGAAGCTGACCGACTACGAGCGCGCCGTCTGGACGGCGGAGCTGTCACCCGACGGCGAGCGCTTCGCGTTCATGACGAACGAGTCCGACGACTACGACAACGCGGACGTGTTTGTCGCCGACATCGACGGCTCGAACGCCCGGAACCTCGACATCGGCGAGACGGGCGCAGAGGCCGCACCGGCCGACTGGCACCCCGACGGCGACGCACTCCTCGTCTCGGACAACAGCCCCGACAAGGGTCGCTGCGGCGTGTACGACATCGAGACGGGCGAGGTGACGTGGTACGGTGACGACCAGTTCGAGGAGTCGCCCGCGTACTTCCTCCCCGACGGCGACCGCTTCCTCGCGACGCGGATGCGCGACGCGGAGGACGTCCCCGTCGTGTACGACGTGGCGACGGGCGAGTCGCGCGAGTTGCCCCTCCCCGGCGGCGTCGCCTCGCTCGTCGACGACACGCCGCTGACCGACGGCCGGATCTTGATCCAGCACACGACGCCGACGCGACGGAGCGAACTGCTCGCGTACGACCTGAAGACCGACGAGTCCGAGACGGTGCTGGAGGCGGAGTACGGGCCGTTCTCGCCCGACGACTTCGCCGACGCGCAGTACTTCACGTTCGAGTCGGACGGCGTCCCCGAGACGCCCCAGCGCGCCGTCGAGCACGACGCGTACGACGAGTTGGAGATCGGTGCGATCTTCTACGACTCCGGCGAGCGCCCGTCGCCACTCATCGTCAACCCCCACGGCGGCCCGCGCCACCACGACCGCCTCTCGTTCAGCTACCGCACGCAGTTCCTCCTCTCCCGGGGCTTCTCCGTGCTCCAGGTGAACTACCGCGGCTCGACCGGCCACGGTCGGGAGTTCGTCGAGGAGTTGTACGACGACTGGGGCGGCGCAGAGCAGGGTGACGTGGCCGCCGCGGCCGAGCACGTCCTCGCCGAGTACGACTGGCTCGACGACGACCGCGTCGTCGTGTTCGGCGGCTCCTACGGTGGCTACTCGGCGTACTGGCAGCTCGTGCAGTTCCCCGACCTGTACGACGCCGGCATCTCGTGGGTCGGCGTCTCGGACCTGTTCGACATGGCCGAGAACACCATGCCACACTTCCGCTCGGAGCTGATGGTGAAGTACCTCGGTGAACCCGACGAGAACCACGACCTGTACGAGGAGCGCTCGCCGGTCACCTACGCCGACAACCTCGCGGCGCCGATGCTCGTCGTCCACGGCGTCAACGACCGCCGCGTCCCGGTGTCGCAGGCGCGCATCTTCCGCGACGCGCTCGACGAGGCGGGCTACGCGGCGGGCGACGACTACGAGTACGAGGAACTCGGCGAGGAAGGCCACGGCTCCTCCGACATCGACGACAAGATCAGGAGTCTGGAGCTGATCGACGACTTCCTCGACCGTCGAGTCGGCACGGTCGACGGGGCGCTCGCGGCTGCGAGCGACGACTGA
- a CDS encoding acyl-CoA carboxylase subunit beta has translation MKVHVGAAATDEEASAIAEAMAEHFGVDIEVYAGDDADEPLATAEPPEIDYPLDDDLGPTDREATLRAEIDDILQGGPEKYKDRLPGQGKLFVRDRLDLWFGNDGAGGVGDASTDAAADGVKFEDGKFAHFDAWHPDSPDVDEYDEGDRVPADGLITGAAEFEGRDLHFMANDFTVKAGSMAGRGVEKFLRMQQRALKNGKPVLYLMDSSGGRIDQQTGFFANREGIGKYYYNHSMLSGRVPQICVLYGPCIAGAAYTPVFADFTVMVEGMSAMAIASPRMVKMVTGEEIEMDDLGGPDVHAKYSGSADLVAEDEQHARNLVAKLVSYLPDKAGEKPPRSDPKPPTYSPDGIDELIPEAPNRPYDVHDLLERICDAESVFELKPEYGKEIVTAFARIDGRPVGIVANQPTERSGAIFPDAAEKAAEFIWTCDAYEVPLLYLCDTPGFMAGSQVEKDAILEKGKKFIYATSSATVPKQTVVVRKAYGAGIYAMGGPAYEPESVIGLPSGEIGIMGPEAAINAVYANKLNAIDDPEERQQREDELREEYRRDIDIHRMASEVVIDEIVPPSSLREELVQRFDFYEDIEKSVPDKKHGTIL, from the coding sequence ATGAAAGTCCACGTGGGCGCAGCCGCGACCGACGAGGAGGCCTCCGCCATCGCCGAGGCGATGGCCGAGCACTTCGGCGTCGACATCGAGGTGTACGCCGGCGACGACGCCGACGAACCCCTCGCGACGGCCGAGCCGCCCGAGATCGACTACCCGCTGGACGACGATCTGGGACCGACCGACCGCGAGGCGACGCTCCGCGCAGAGATTGACGACATCCTCCAGGGCGGCCCCGAGAAGTACAAAGATCGGCTCCCCGGACAGGGGAAGCTGTTCGTCCGCGACCGGCTCGACCTGTGGTTCGGGAACGACGGCGCTGGCGGCGTCGGCGACGCGAGCACCGACGCCGCCGCCGACGGCGTGAAGTTCGAGGACGGGAAGTTCGCCCACTTCGACGCGTGGCACCCGGACTCGCCCGACGTCGACGAGTACGACGAGGGCGACCGCGTGCCCGCCGACGGCCTGATCACCGGCGCCGCCGAGTTCGAGGGGCGCGACCTCCACTTCATGGCGAACGACTTCACCGTGAAGGCGGGGTCGATGGCCGGGCGTGGCGTCGAGAAGTTCCTGCGGATGCAACAGCGCGCGCTGAAGAACGGGAAGCCGGTGCTGTACCTGATGGACTCCTCGGGCGGCCGGATCGACCAGCAGACGGGCTTCTTCGCCAACCGCGAGGGGATCGGGAAGTACTACTACAACCACTCGATGCTGTCGGGGCGGGTCCCGCAGATCTGCGTCCTCTACGGGCCGTGCATCGCGGGCGCCGCGTACACGCCCGTGTTCGCCGACTTCACGGTGATGGTCGAGGGGATGTCCGCGATGGCCATCGCGTCGCCGCGGATGGTGAAGATGGTCACCGGCGAGGAGATCGAGATGGACGACCTCGGCGGCCCGGACGTCCACGCGAAGTACTCCGGCAGCGCCGACCTCGTGGCCGAGGACGAACAACACGCCCGCAACCTGGTCGCGAAACTCGTCTCGTATCTCCCGGACAAGGCGGGCGAGAAGCCGCCGCGGAGCGACCCGAAGCCCCCGACGTACTCGCCGGACGGCATCGACGAACTGATCCCGGAGGCACCGAACCGCCCGTACGACGTCCACGACCTGCTGGAGCGCATCTGCGACGCCGAGTCCGTCTTCGAACTGAAACCGGAGTACGGCAAAGAGATCGTCACCGCGTTCGCCCGCATCGACGGTCGCCCGGTTGGGATCGTCGCGAACCAGCCGACCGAGCGGTCGGGCGCAATCTTCCCGGACGCCGCCGAGAAGGCGGCGGAGTTCATCTGGACGTGCGACGCCTACGAGGTGCCCCTCCTGTACCTCTGTGACACGCCCGGCTTCATGGCCGGGAGCCAAGTCGAGAAAGACGCCATCCTCGAGAAGGGGAAGAAGTTCATCTACGCCACCTCCTCGGCGACCGTCCCGAAACAGACCGTCGTCGTCCGCAAGGCGTACGGCGCGGGCATCTACGCGATGGGCGGCCCTGCCTACGAACCCGAGTCGGTCATCGGCCTCCCCTCTGGCGAGATCGGCATCATGGGCCCCGAAGCGGCGATCAACGCGGTGTACGCGAACAAGTTGAACGCCATCGACGACCCCGAGGAGCGCCAACAGCGCGAGGACGAACTCCGCGAGGAGTACCGCCGCGACATCGACATCCACCGGATGGCCAGCGAGGTCGTCATCGACGAGATCGTGCCGCCGTCGAGTCTGCGCGAGGAACTCGTCCAGCGGTTCGACTTCTACGAAGACATCGAGAAGTCGGTGCCGGACAAGAAGCACGGCACGATCCTCTGA
- a CDS encoding PH domain-containing protein: MTDDDATPVPEAVPVADDESVLWTGSPRLSAAAPAAVVGLLVAGIGLAVAVGPAATDALGLGVAALSVLVGASIPALSVLSLVNTRYVLTDRAASVKRGVVGRRVVRARLSMVENTASAQSATGALFGYGTVTLETAGGGVSFRRVDDPQAVRRLVDERTRGEREDEGASIPGTLDSWRAVRAEVRLLRTALER; this comes from the coding sequence ATGACCGACGACGACGCCACGCCCGTCCCGGAGGCGGTGCCGGTCGCCGACGACGAGTCGGTGCTGTGGACGGGTAGCCCGCGCCTGTCTGCGGCCGCGCCCGCGGCGGTGGTGGGCCTGCTCGTCGCCGGCATCGGCCTCGCGGTCGCGGTCGGCCCCGCGGCGACCGACGCACTCGGCCTCGGGGTCGCGGCGCTGTCGGTGCTCGTCGGCGCGTCGATTCCGGCGCTGTCGGTGCTGTCGCTGGTGAACACCCGGTACGTCCTCACAGACCGCGCGGCGTCGGTGAAGCGCGGCGTCGTGGGGCGGCGCGTCGTCCGCGCACGGCTCTCGATGGTCGAGAACACCGCCTCAGCGCAGTCGGCGACGGGGGCGCTGTTCGGCTACGGGACGGTCACGCTGGAGACCGCCGGCGGGGGCGTCTCCTTCCGCCGCGTCGACGACCCGCAGGCGGTCCGACGGCTCGTCGACGAGCGCACTCGCGGCGAACGCGAAGACGAGGGGGCGAGCATCCCCGGGACGCTCGACTCGTGGCGTGCGGTCCGTGCGGAGGTCCGACTGCTCCGGACGGCGCTCGAGCGGTAG
- a CDS encoding PH domain-containing protein produces MSTSATDGALPDGFDWLSLDPEEEVVWAGNPHSSSLVPALVVGVPLSLVLVGIPIIVSAYLARENTEYVITTEALYKKRGVLSRDVKRVGFEKVQDTSYTQGFFGTQFGYGTVDISTAGGSGVELSFDSVGDPKRIQELVNERIRAREGRSSDEGESKGDVLEDILVELRAIRTAVEGPTDEGSDLDHADEEAVEVETDSPFVDGDDR; encoded by the coding sequence ATGTCCACATCTGCGACGGACGGCGCCCTCCCCGACGGGTTCGACTGGCTCTCGCTTGACCCCGAGGAGGAGGTGGTCTGGGCCGGCAACCCGCACTCGTCGAGTCTCGTCCCCGCCCTGGTGGTCGGGGTTCCGCTGTCGCTGGTCCTCGTCGGCATCCCCATCATCGTCTCGGCGTACCTCGCCCGCGAGAACACCGAGTACGTGATCACCACCGAGGCGCTGTACAAGAAGCGCGGCGTGCTCTCGCGCGACGTGAAGCGCGTCGGCTTCGAGAAGGTGCAAGACACCTCATACACGCAAGGGTTCTTCGGCACGCAGTTCGGCTACGGCACCGTTGACATCTCGACCGCCGGCGGCTCTGGCGTCGAACTCAGCTTCGACAGCGTCGGCGACCCGAAGCGGATCCAGGAGTTGGTGAACGAGCGGATCCGCGCACGAGAGGGGCGTTCGTCTGACGAGGGCGAGTCGAAGGGCGACGTGCTCGAGGACATCCTCGTCGAGTTGCGAGCGATCCGGACTGCCGTCGAGGGGCCGACCGACGAGGGCTCGGACCTCGACCACGCGGACGAGGAGGCGGTCGAGGTGGAGACGGACTCCCCGTTCGTCGACGGCGACGACCGATGA
- a CDS encoding DoxX family membrane protein has product MIDSVRRSARTAAARLPPAPTLARWSLGAMVLAAGVHKLHDPAAWTVYVVDWLAPLLVVSPTAFMLVNGYLEVGFGLALLADRYTGVASLVAAGSLSATCVYLAVVWATTGAFGDVLARDVGLAGLAWAVVRQALADAE; this is encoded by the coding sequence GTGATCGACTCAGTGCGTCGGTCGGCGAGGACGGCGGCGGCGCGGCTTCCGCCGGCGCCGACGCTTGCCCGATGGAGCCTCGGCGCGATGGTGCTGGCCGCCGGCGTCCACAAACTGCACGACCCGGCCGCGTGGACCGTCTACGTCGTCGACTGGCTCGCCCCGCTGCTCGTCGTCTCGCCCACGGCGTTCATGCTGGTCAACGGCTATCTCGAAGTCGGCTTCGGACTCGCGCTGCTCGCCGACCGGTACACAGGCGTCGCGTCGCTCGTCGCCGCGGGTTCGCTGTCGGCGACGTGCGTGTACCTCGCGGTCGTCTGGGCGACCACGGGCGCCTTCGGCGACGTGCTCGCGCGCGACGTCGGCCTCGCCGGCCTCGCGTGGGCCGTCGTTCGGCAGGCGCTCGCCGACGCGGAGTGA